From the genome of Canis lupus baileyi chromosome 4, mCanLup2.hap1, whole genome shotgun sequence:
TCACCTTTTGCCCTCTGGGGGAGTGTGAGTGGAGTGGGGAGCATATCATTTGCTGTATCTCGTTTCCATAAAAGACAAGGACATGTAGTCTAACTTTATTCAGAATGAAATCAGCAGAGTAAAAACACAGCAGTTACAGATATGAAAAAGAACTTGATTCCTTGACAAAATCAGTCCTAAAGGAGTAGGAGTGGACCGTAGCTGTGCTCCACTTTACATACAGCTACATAGGAAGACAAAGGTGATCTCTAGAACAtcttatgaaaacaaaacaagcaactGGTGGATCCAAGAAAATCATTTGTGGTCATAGTCTGCATGAGGTGGCTCAAGTTTGCTTTTAATCCAAGCCTGGTATTTCTGGGTTATTAGGGTGTAGATTCCAGGCTTTTTGGCATCACCACATTCACGACCTGCAGAGACTAAGGCATAAAAGGCACCTTTGCAAACCAAAGGGCCACCCGAGTCAccctagaaaagaagaaaatagatatttGGTGAGAAGCTGTTGAACTTTTTCTGCCATCAATGACTCATTACTCAAAAGATTGTTATGTGGGTCCTTGGTTTCCCTGTGTCCTGAAAAGTGTCCGATACAGCCCCTTACTCAGTGTGGGTTGTCTCTGTCTCTGGCCAGGGCAATGATTCTGttcatctgtctgtctgtctctacgTCCCTGTGTCTGTCTAGGACCATATTTCCATCCATCTGTCTGTGTGTTTGTCTATCTCTCTGTCCATGTCCCTGTCTCTGTAGGATTACATATGTATACAAAGATCGGTAATCAATGATATAGAACTTTATTCATTAAGGAATGAGTAGATATAAAGTTTAAAGTAATTcactgaaatgaaagaaatgtttaaattgtGAACTTCATTTTGGTGCTCACAGAGCTGACACCAAGTTGCTACTGAGATGggcagaaaagagaaatgtatCGTAGTAAATACATTGGTGGCAGGGactctatcttattttttatcctgTTTTTGCATTCACCTATAATTGAACATAATGTTCTGCATATACACAGCACCTCGTAAATCCATCCTCAGTGAACTGATTCTTGAGGACTCAGAACTAAACATGTAACTAAAATTCTGTCAAGGAAAATCACAGGGTGATAGGAGGGGGCTTTCAAATCTGAAGAGCAGCCTTTGCCTCTGCTGTCACTCACATTGTGAACTGCAGCACTTTATGCTCTGGTTGCCATGGAAATAGAGGCTTAGGGGTATGACAATCTTGGGGCACAGCAGATACACGTGATCTTTAAAATCACCATGCTCTCCGCTCGACAATGCTTCATACAGTATGCTGTGAATAGTGCATTCTAATTCCTCAAAAATTAGTAATCAATCCATCTGTGTGATTTGTCACCTGTAATCACGAACACCTGTTTTTTTACTGCCTCAGGAAACAAAAGATTCTGAAAAGTATGACTCCTGTTCCTTTTAGTCAATGTGTCAACGTTATTTAAGAAACAGacactaggggatccctgggtggctacacggtttagcgcttgccttcagcccagagtgtgatcctggagtcccaggatcgagtcctacgtggggagcctgcttctccctctgcctgtgtctctgcctctttctctctctctgtgtgtttctcatgaataaataaataaaatcttaaaaaaaaaaaaaaagaaacacacactaTATATTTGAGCTTCTTGCATTTGAGCCTTCTAACACCTCTCTATTGATTACCTTGAATGGTGGGTTTGGGGGGGGTGGCGCAGAGAGGGAGTTATCTTTCAGTCACCACTAGTGACCTCAGCCAAAGTTAGGCTTTCTAAGGACTGTGACATCCCCCAGAAGAAGCCTGTAAACATTATCAGATATAGTCTGTCATCTTGATTAACAGACATTGAATGAGTACTTATGTGTTGGGGACGTTCTTATGAGTTGTTCACGCTGGTAgatgagaaagaacagagaactCAGTGCAGGACTGGAGAGGAACTCTCTGGAGTTGTGATTTTgtgttctctgtccctctcctctgtgCTAGGGAGCAAATGGAGCCTTGACTGCATATAGCACAGCGCTCTGAGATGCCTATTTGACTGACAGACTCTTACCTGGCAGGAATCCTTCTGGCCTCTGGTGTCTCCTGCACATACCATGTCTGCAGTTATAATAGGGTTGTGGTTGTAATAACTTGGGCTGTTGCAAAGTTTTcgatttatgatagtaacagtgACTTCGCGAAGGGTATCAGAGATCCTTAAATATTGTGGGTCAGTGGCTCCCCAGCCAGTAACCTGGCATTTTGTTCCAGCTCTGATATCATTTTTGGAGCTTGGGTGGAGCAGCTGGACATATTTGTCAAGCGTTGCAGCCGTGTGAAGCTGACAGAttgaaaagagaataaatgatCATTCATTCCCAGTAGTATTCTGCTATTAGTCTGAGCAATATATGTGTGGTCCCTCTGGTCTAGGAAGGCATCCCTCTTCTTGAATCTACTTTGGTGGTAGCCTGCAGCTGTATTTGTGGTTGTTGCTTTTCTGAAATGCTCTCCAACCCCTGTAGAGCTCAATGATGCTTGGGGAGGGAGCTTAGACAGAGCAGGAATTTTGCCCAGTCTTAAGCAAACTGGCCTTTGCTCTGCATTGGATGGTTTTCTGTGGAATAACATCCATAGGTCATGACTTTGAGGGCTGGGCTGTTTCCTGCAGGATAAGACCCTTGAGTATGGTCTAGACTAAGTTTGAACTAAACTAAGTATGGTCTAGACTAAGTTATAACTCACTTACGTGTCCCTGAATTCACTTGTCTCTGTTGCATATAggacttgtattttttatttgttaatgataAAAGCACTTGGGAAAAAGGCTTTCAAAGGGGGATCCTTGGATTTGTTGGGATGTTCCCTCCCACATATATGAGCATCAGGGCTGCTTTTCCTTGTTTAAACACAGATCTGATGCATTGGTGATAAATTCTTGTTTCTTTCAAAGCAGTATGTGGAGTAAAATGGGCCCTTCCAGGATATATCACAATTACCTCAAACATGTGGCTGGTGCtaacaaaatgtttttatgtaaCAACTGAACTATGGTGTATAAGAATGctggagaaatggaaggaaggcaACACTACATACCTTAATCAGCATAATGTCATTTGACTTATGATGTGATATAAATCTTGAGAATGGTATAAATTTTTCAACCTCAAATGTTTGTTTGGAGGCTTCattctttgagagagagtgtgctcCTAAAATCACTTTGAACAACTGGACTTTTTCAtgcctaaaaaaagaaagaatagaagtaACAGATCAAATCCCAAATAGCCTAGTGAGGAAGAGAAATGGTGGAAGACATACAGGAACAAGGACCATCTCCAAGGTAACCTATTTGGATTAGGTGGAGTGACAGAGGTCTTAGTGGACCCAAGCATGAATGAATGATATCAAAGGCCAAAAGACTTTCTCTCAGACCCACCCCACTTCCCTAGTATCGCAAAAGAATATCAGGACTTATATCCTACTgtgaagaaaagaagtaaaattctaaTTGACTGATATCAAGTTTAcaacaaaattatattaatatatgtaaaatgaaattatgCTTCTCAAGTTGTGGGTTGAGATTTCTACCCAccattgttaatttttaattaaggtaaaatatacagaacataaaatttataacttaaaccatttttaaatgcacagttccatggcattaaatatatttacattgttgGTCATTTATAACTAC
Proteins encoded in this window:
- the GZMK gene encoding granzyme K, producing the protein MMKFSSFSLFFLIAGAYMTAQCFSMEIIGGREVPAHSRPFMASIQYRGQHLCGGVLIHPQWVLSAAHCRPRHEKVQLFKVILGAHSLSKNEASKQTFEVEKFIPFSRFISHHKSNDIMLIKLHTAATLDKYVQLLHPSSKNDIRAGTKCQVTGWGATDPQYLRISDTLREVTVTIINRKLCNSPSYYNHNPIITADMVCAGDTRGQKDSCQGDSGGPLVCKGAFYALVSAGRECGDAKKPGIYTLITQKYQAWIKSKLEPPHADYDHK